One window of Parasegetibacter sp. NRK P23 genomic DNA carries:
- a CDS encoding PLP-dependent aspartate aminotransferase family protein, which translates to MHPSSKVIRTRVPRTDEMEHSTPMFLTSSFCFDNAEDMRAAFADETDDNIYSRFSNPNVQEFTDRMCALEGAEAGFATASGMSAIFGSFMALLKQGDHLLACSSIFGSTHTVISKFLPKYGIEYTYVEVDKPETWEAAIRPNTKMLYLETPTNPGLDIVDLELTGKLCKKHNIILNVDNCFATPVAQTPISFGADIVVHSATKWIDGQGRVLGGVVVGRKDLVKEIYTFCRSTGPTLSAFNAWVLSKSLETLDVRMERHSGNALFLARELEQHPALSWVKYPFLPSHPQYAIATKQMSNGGGIVCFELKGGLEAGRAFLDKLKMLSLTANLGDSRSIASHPASTTHAKLTEAERLATGITPGLIRISVGLEKKEDILEDILQALG; encoded by the coding sequence ATGCATCCTTCCTCCAAAGTTATCCGCACCCGCGTACCGCGTACCGATGAAATGGAACATTCCACCCCCATGTTCCTGACCAGCAGCTTCTGCTTCGACAACGCTGAAGATATGCGCGCCGCGTTCGCGGATGAGACCGATGATAATATCTATTCCCGCTTCAGCAATCCCAATGTGCAGGAATTCACCGACCGCATGTGCGCCCTCGAAGGCGCTGAAGCCGGCTTCGCCACCGCCTCCGGGATGAGCGCCATCTTCGGCTCTTTCATGGCACTCCTGAAACAGGGCGATCACCTGCTCGCGTGCAGTTCCATCTTCGGAAGTACCCATACCGTGATCTCCAAATTCCTCCCCAAATACGGGATCGAATACACCTATGTGGAAGTGGACAAGCCCGAAACCTGGGAAGCCGCCATCCGTCCCAATACCAAGATGCTCTACCTCGAAACGCCCACCAACCCGGGCCTGGACATCGTAGACCTGGAGCTGACCGGCAAACTGTGTAAAAAACACAATATCATCCTCAACGTGGACAACTGTTTCGCCACGCCGGTGGCTCAAACGCCCATCAGCTTCGGCGCCGACATCGTCGTGCATTCCGCCACCAAATGGATCGACGGCCAGGGACGCGTACTGGGTGGCGTAGTGGTCGGCAGAAAAGACCTCGTAAAGGAAATCTATACTTTTTGCCGCAGCACCGGCCCCACTTTATCGGCCTTCAACGCCTGGGTACTCAGCAAAAGCCTGGAAACACTGGACGTGCGCATGGAACGCCACTCCGGCAACGCGCTCTTCCTCGCCAGGGAGCTGGAACAACATCCCGCACTGTCCTGGGTGAAGTACCCCTTCCTCCCCTCGCACCCGCAGTATGCTATCGCCACGAAGCAAATGAGCAACGGTGGCGGCATCGTGTGCTTTGAACTGAAAGGTGGACTGGAAGCAGGTCGTGCGTTTCTTGATAAGTTGAAGATGCTTTCCCTTACCGCGAACCTGGGGGATAGCAGGAGCATCGCTTCGCACCCGGCAAGTACCACACATGCTAAGTTGACTGAGGCGGAGCGGCTCGCAACCGGCATTACTCCGGGATTGATCAGGATTTCGGTGGGGCTGGAGAAGAAGGAAGATATACTGGAAGATATTTTGCAGGCGCTGGGATAG
- a CDS encoding T9SS type A sorting domain-containing protein, giving the protein MKQLYLFALLVMALWLPVQAAPPTITPSNPAFSSYEGSSFTFSFTRGNGGSRLVVVKEGSEVTGSPVDGVTYTANQQFGTSGTAFTAAGEYVVYAGAGNSVNIRALKPGTVYHIKVFEFNNLTGTIEYLTIPLTTSTSTLAAPTTNASNLNFTAIAGNEVTLNWTNGNGNARIVLARKGAPVNGVPENLSSYSSSNNYGDGAEIGDGSFVVGKTSTTRATISNLEPNTTYYFAVHEYNGTNAPVYYSTASTAQVTTNTGPTTPSWNPQVLSVEGNRFTINTANGNGMYRLTIMSKDPVTAVPANGVQYTANAAFGSGQEIAPGQFVVSTTNVRTFTNLEPATTYYMRVYEYDVTSASFTYYLTSQSLSFSGSTVSAPTQEASNLLFDNVTGNSTTLRFQRGNGSYALVLLKEGAPVDIIPSDLTRYTGNSTFGSSVQLGTGNYVIHGGMNGSAVSILGLVPGKTYHAAIFEYNGTNYPIYRSTPARATITIPNQPTTAATNFAVSSREGNSFRIGWTNGNGSRRMVIARKGSEVSSLPADGTNYTADDDFGMGQEIAPGEFVVYNSTAAAVTINNLDPSSSYHFAVFDFNTTEGSPDYLTSTFLRGNAATVSAPDQGTSNLAASNVQQNRATISFTAGNGDGRIFIIRAANPVNAAPVNLTSYNYSYSFGGLTLSGDNYIIAKRTDGVVFTATNLQPGTTYHIAVYEYNGSSAPMYNNTPTLFSFTTLPSADITPTVPATNASFSNIDGNKITLSWTNGNGANRIVIARKNNPVTFVPVNGTTYASASQFGTGSAVGTDHYIVYNNNNSSVTISGLEPASTYHFSIVEYNGADAATAYLKASPLTASASTAVSPVTPSSAPIATTGETTANLQWTKGSGSGRLVVLKESGAVTGNPVDLNKYTANTTFRSGAQIGLNEFVVYSGTGSNVSVTGLTANTTYHYEVFEYNGSDAPVYNTTGTTGSFVTTGPLPLSWVSFTGKQQDGKMQLEWITADEYNTSHFIVERSEGNGNFTAIGNIAAKGGNGENSYSFTDKFPLEGQAIYRIKQVDTDGQFDYSQSIRIGAEQAVPELKLFPNPAPSMVTISIPSVDAVFAYRITDNNGSTVKMGNTRNGAAVSLNGLKPGVYHVQVLHGGKVAVGVLLKR; this is encoded by the coding sequence ATGAAACAGTTGTACTTATTCGCATTGTTAGTAATGGCGCTATGGTTGCCAGTTCAGGCCGCGCCACCCACCATTACACCGAGCAACCCCGCCTTTTCGAGTTATGAAGGGAGCAGTTTTACTTTCAGTTTCACCCGTGGCAATGGCGGATCGCGCCTTGTGGTAGTGAAAGAAGGCAGCGAAGTGACAGGTAGCCCGGTAGATGGTGTCACTTATACTGCGAACCAGCAATTCGGTACATCAGGAACAGCATTTACCGCCGCCGGTGAATATGTGGTGTACGCAGGTGCAGGGAATAGCGTAAACATCCGGGCCCTGAAACCAGGTACCGTTTACCATATTAAAGTATTCGAGTTCAACAACCTGACGGGAACGATAGAATACCTGACCATTCCACTGACCACCAGCACCAGTACATTGGCCGCACCCACCACCAACGCGTCGAACCTAAATTTTACCGCGATCGCCGGAAACGAGGTTACCCTCAACTGGACCAATGGTAATGGCAACGCGAGAATTGTACTGGCCAGAAAAGGCGCGCCTGTGAACGGTGTGCCTGAAAACCTCTCCAGTTACAGCTCCTCCAACAATTATGGAGATGGCGCTGAAATTGGCGACGGCAGTTTTGTAGTGGGAAAAACCTCCACCACACGCGCCACCATCAGCAACCTGGAGCCGAATACCACCTATTACTTCGCCGTACATGAATACAACGGAACGAATGCTCCGGTTTACTACAGTACGGCCAGCACCGCACAGGTAACCACGAATACCGGTCCCACCACACCTTCCTGGAATCCGCAGGTATTGTCGGTGGAAGGGAACAGGTTCACCATCAATACAGCGAACGGAAACGGCATGTACCGCCTCACCATCATGAGTAAGGATCCTGTTACCGCTGTTCCGGCGAACGGCGTACAATACACGGCCAACGCGGCTTTTGGTTCCGGACAGGAAATCGCGCCCGGACAATTTGTGGTGAGCACCACCAATGTGCGCACTTTTACCAACCTTGAACCGGCCACCACCTACTATATGCGCGTATATGAGTACGATGTTACCTCAGCCAGTTTCACGTATTACCTTACCAGCCAGTCGCTCAGTTTCAGCGGCAGCACCGTTTCGGCGCCCACACAGGAAGCGAGCAACCTTTTATTCGATAATGTTACAGGGAATTCCACCACGCTTCGTTTCCAACGCGGCAACGGTAGCTATGCCCTGGTGCTGTTGAAAGAGGGCGCTCCCGTTGACATAATTCCATCCGATCTCACCCGTTATACGGGCAACTCCACCTTCGGGAGCAGTGTACAACTCGGGACCGGAAACTATGTTATACATGGAGGCATGAACGGAAGCGCGGTCAGCATTCTGGGATTAGTACCCGGTAAAACCTACCACGCAGCGATTTTTGAATATAACGGTACCAACTACCCGATTTACAGAAGCACACCTGCAAGGGCTACGATCACCATTCCCAACCAACCCACGACGGCGGCCACCAACTTCGCGGTAAGTTCGCGGGAAGGCAACAGCTTCCGGATAGGCTGGACTAATGGCAACGGCTCTCGGAGAATGGTCATCGCCAGGAAAGGCAGTGAAGTAAGCAGCCTGCCCGCCGATGGCACCAACTATACCGCCGATGATGATTTCGGTATGGGCCAGGAAATTGCGCCGGGAGAATTTGTGGTGTACAACAGCACCGCCGCCGCCGTTACCATCAACAACCTCGATCCTTCTTCCTCCTACCACTTCGCGGTATTCGACTTCAATACTACCGAAGGCTCACCCGACTACCTTACCAGCACATTCCTCCGTGGCAACGCAGCCACCGTATCAGCGCCGGATCAGGGTACCAGTAATCTCGCTGCATCCAACGTGCAGCAAAACCGCGCCACCATATCCTTCACAGCCGGCAACGGTGATGGGAGAATATTCATCATAAGAGCAGCCAATCCTGTAAACGCTGCGCCGGTCAATTTAACCAGCTATAATTATAGTTACTCGTTTGGCGGTTTAACACTTTCCGGAGACAACTACATTATCGCAAAACGTACTGATGGTGTTGTTTTTACGGCTACCAACCTGCAACCCGGAACAACCTATCATATTGCGGTGTATGAATACAATGGGAGCAGCGCCCCGATGTACAATAACACACCAACCCTGTTCAGTTTCACCACACTGCCTTCCGCAGACATCACCCCCACGGTTCCGGCCACCAATGCATCTTTCAGCAATATTGACGGGAACAAAATCACTTTATCGTGGACAAATGGCAATGGCGCGAACCGCATCGTGATCGCCCGGAAAAACAACCCCGTAACATTCGTTCCGGTAAACGGTACTACATATGCGTCTGCATCCCAGTTTGGAACCGGCAGCGCAGTTGGAACGGACCATTACATCGTGTACAACAACAATAACAGTTCAGTTACGATCTCTGGCTTAGAACCTGCTTCTACTTATCACTTCAGCATTGTTGAATACAACGGGGCAGATGCCGCTACGGCTTACCTCAAGGCAAGTCCGTTAACAGCAAGCGCGTCCACCGCTGTAAGTCCGGTTACACCGAGTTCCGCACCCATCGCCACCACCGGCGAAACAACTGCCAATCTTCAATGGACCAAAGGGAGCGGCAGTGGCAGACTGGTTGTTTTGAAAGAAAGCGGGGCGGTAACGGGAAATCCCGTTGACCTGAATAAGTACACCGCCAATACAACTTTCCGCAGCGGAGCACAGATAGGATTGAACGAATTCGTGGTGTACAGCGGAACGGGCAGCAATGTGTCTGTAACCGGTTTAACAGCCAATACAACTTATCATTACGAGGTGTTTGAATACAACGGAAGCGATGCGCCCGTATACAATACAACAGGTACTACCGGCAGTTTCGTTACCACGGGGCCGTTGCCGCTTTCATGGGTGAGCTTTACGGGTAAACAACAGGATGGGAAGATGCAACTGGAATGGATAACCGCAGATGAATACAATACCAGTCATTTTATCGTGGAGCGCAGTGAAGGCAACGGGAATTTCACCGCTATCGGAAACATTGCGGCTAAAGGTGGGAACGGAGAAAACAGTTACAGCTTTACCGATAAATTTCCATTGGAAGGACAGGCTATTTACCGCATCAAACAGGTGGATACGGATGGACAGTTTGACTATTCACAAAGCATCAGGATAGGAGCTGAGCAAGCGGTGCCTGAACTGAAATTGTTTCCTAACCCGGCGCCATCGATGGTGACGATTTCCATACCAAGTGTAGATGCGGTATTCGCTTACCGGATTACGGATAACAACGGGAGCACGGTGAAGATGGGGAATACACGCAATGGAGCTGCGGTTTCATTGAATGGGTTGAAGCCTGGGGTGTATCATGTGCAGGTGTTGCATGGGGGGAAGGTGGCTGTGGGGGTTTTGTTGAAGCGATAG
- a CDS encoding DUF5007 domain-containing protein, with product MKIRAILNICVIAAGIAATSSCKKLPDGFLSPIVRYEEDPIIIQRGRVKVSSALNFDGSSKPANVQLLHIYDAKTGANVDALFNKKYPLKVWTGLYDPKTDTTLELIAAKQETQELSPIIVNPFSGQLEANFTTINLPVGEYEFDLEITNAAGRNVYNKIGRFNIVDAKPYEAHPEIGTPYNRMIVVGNEGVGTNLLNPIVTITRVADEPNVVAVKFVDKNGVAFNPSAGEIQRRPNTGNNPTPPFLQTLQDYSLKTTLFNDRMEFSYGVTPFPLASLGNGFNIYYRIPTQYFSHDNQVAYPDGKYSANPRFVFRGYVPGKYEINFKFVDLVRKP from the coding sequence ATGAAAATTCGTGCTATTCTAAATATATGTGTTATCGCAGCGGGTATCGCCGCCACCTCTTCCTGTAAAAAACTGCCCGATGGTTTTTTAAGTCCCATTGTACGGTACGAAGAGGACCCCATTATCATACAAAGGGGAAGGGTGAAAGTGAGCTCCGCGTTGAATTTCGATGGTTCTTCCAAGCCGGCCAATGTTCAGTTGCTTCATATTTACGATGCGAAAACCGGCGCAAATGTGGATGCGTTGTTCAATAAGAAATATCCGTTGAAAGTATGGACAGGATTATATGATCCTAAAACGGATACCACGCTGGAGCTGATCGCCGCCAAACAGGAAACGCAGGAACTGAGCCCGATTATCGTGAATCCTTTTTCGGGCCAGCTCGAAGCCAACTTTACCACGATCAATTTACCTGTGGGGGAATACGAATTCGACCTTGAAATCACCAATGCCGCGGGCAGGAACGTATACAACAAGATCGGACGCTTTAATATCGTGGATGCGAAACCGTATGAAGCGCATCCTGAAATAGGCACACCTTACAACAGGATGATTGTGGTGGGCAACGAAGGAGTGGGTACCAACCTGTTGAACCCGATAGTAACCATTACCAGGGTTGCCGATGAACCCAATGTGGTGGCCGTGAAATTTGTAGATAAGAATGGCGTTGCTTTTAATCCTTCGGCCGGTGAAATACAAAGAAGGCCCAACACGGGCAATAACCCCACACCGCCCTTCCTTCAGACACTGCAGGATTATTCCCTGAAAACAACCTTGTTCAACGACCGGATGGAATTCTCTTATGGCGTAACACCTTTCCCGCTCGCTTCGCTGGGAAACGGGTTTAATATTTATTACAGAATACCTACACAGTATTTTTCACACGACAACCAGGTGGCTTATCCTGATGGAAAGTATTCGGCTAATCCGCGGTTTGTTTTCAGAGGATATGTACCGGGTAAATATGAAATCAATTTCAAATTTGTGGACCTGGTCAGGAAACCCTGA
- a CDS encoding sensor histidine kinase: MPGTSKHIGPLLGKVISIPLLGLLIPNISGLIHNRLYPWPELLISYGCFFLTSYSIWRGNEVIHIRIRRWLRRMPSMVNRIIVMFIANIIYSALVALLLLGFWQYELSREGKSSDALAIAVLLSTNVAVIIASIYEIVYLNVERESDQLMMARLDKEKIATELSILKSQIDPHFVFNSLNTLSMLIEQDPVAARQFNDNLARVYRYILGHKSRNLVPLREEVEFVKNYFHLLKLRFREGIELHLYMDDQDAKGYMIPPISLQSLVENAIKHNAFSSETPLKIDVHCSNHHLEIRNNIQEKAYAAPGSGTGLQNLNSRYVLLTRSTIQVFSNNNEFLVRLPLIKAYAC; encoded by the coding sequence ATGCCAGGAACATCAAAACATATCGGCCCCCTGTTGGGCAAGGTGATCAGTATCCCCTTGCTGGGGCTGCTTATTCCCAATATTTCCGGGCTTATTCACAACCGGCTTTATCCCTGGCCCGAGTTGCTTATCAGTTACGGCTGCTTCTTTCTTACCTCTTATTCCATCTGGAGAGGCAATGAGGTGATCCATATTCGTATCCGGCGCTGGCTCCGGAGGATGCCCTCGATGGTGAACCGCATCATCGTGATGTTTATCGCCAATATCATTTATTCGGCGCTGGTGGCACTGCTGCTGCTCGGATTCTGGCAATACGAACTGAGCAGGGAAGGCAAAAGCAGTGACGCGCTCGCCATCGCGGTACTGCTTTCCACGAATGTGGCCGTCATCATTGCGAGTATATACGAAATTGTGTACCTGAACGTGGAGCGGGAATCCGACCAGTTGATGATGGCCCGGCTCGATAAAGAGAAGATCGCCACCGAACTGTCTATCCTCAAAAGCCAGATCGATCCGCATTTCGTATTCAACTCCCTGAATACTTTATCGATGCTGATTGAACAGGACCCGGTGGCGGCCCGGCAGTTCAACGATAACCTGGCGCGGGTGTACCGCTATATTCTCGGCCACAAAAGCAGGAACCTCGTGCCATTACGGGAAGAAGTGGAGTTTGTGAAAAATTATTTCCACCTCCTCAAACTCCGTTTCCGCGAAGGCATTGAGTTACATCTTTATATGGACGACCAGGATGCGAAGGGTTACATGATTCCACCTATATCGCTGCAATCGCTGGTGGAGAACGCCATCAAACACAACGCGTTCAGTTCCGAAACACCGTTAAAGATTGATGTGCATTGCTCCAACCACCACCTGGAGATACGCAACAATATCCAGGAAAAAGCATACGCCGCGCCCGGTTCCGGAACCGGCCTGCAAAACCTGAACAGCCGGTACGTATTGCTTACCCGCAGTACCATACAGGTGTTCAGCAACAACAACGAATTTCTTGTACGATTGCCCTTAATAAAAGCTTACGCATGTTAA
- a CDS encoding LytTR family DNA-binding domain-containing protein: MLKVLIIEDEQPAREHLVNSCSRLNIPVQIMGSTSSVRESIAWLQQNPSPDLIFMDVQLNDGLSFHIFLHCTITAPVIFVTAYDQYITEALSNNGIYYLLKPLDDEKLQQAIHKYQTFRSHFLQNYTQLLEFFTQQISQPRSRIVVKKGNEYLALPLEDTAYFFTESKLVYMVNRENKKFMVNKTLTELEAGLDKRRFFRANRQCIINIDFIAKFRPTERSKIQIDLTLPSHEEITVSQENAAQFREWVGSM, encoded by the coding sequence ATGTTAAAAGTACTGATCATAGAAGACGAACAGCCCGCCCGTGAACACCTGGTAAACAGTTGCTCCAGGCTCAATATTCCCGTGCAAATCATGGGTTCCACCTCCAGCGTAAGGGAAAGCATCGCTTGGCTGCAACAAAATCCTTCTCCCGACCTCATTTTTATGGATGTGCAACTGAACGACGGACTTTCATTCCACATCTTCCTGCATTGCACCATCACGGCACCGGTTATCTTTGTGACCGCTTACGACCAATACATTACCGAAGCACTTTCCAACAACGGCATCTACTACCTGTTGAAACCACTTGATGATGAAAAACTGCAGCAGGCCATTCACAAATACCAGACCTTCCGTTCCCATTTTTTGCAGAATTACACGCAACTGCTCGAATTCTTCACGCAACAAATTTCGCAGCCGCGCAGCAGAATCGTGGTGAAGAAAGGCAACGAATACCTCGCGCTCCCTTTGGAAGATACCGCCTACTTCTTCACAGAAAGTAAACTGGTGTACATGGTGAACAGGGAGAATAAAAAGTTCATGGTCAACAAAACGCTCACGGAACTGGAGGCGGGCCTCGACAAAAGAAGGTTCTTCCGCGCCAACAGGCAATGCATCATCAATATTGATTTCATCGCCAAGTTCCGTCCCACCGAACGAAGCAAGATACAAATAGACCTTACGCTTCCTTCACATGAAGAGATCACGGTAAGCCAGGAGAACGCGGCGCAGTTCAGGGAATGGGTGGGGAGTATGTAA
- a CDS encoding fasciclin domain-containing protein produces MKYTPILLLVLALAAGATSCKRDDYFSGKDTHNAKVEMTTYDFLKAHPQGLFDTLLLLIDKAGLKDKINQSNTTFFAPTDYAITNYLNRRVVQEQNIDPFRKWTIDSLIKYELPKFTDSINVYLVNQPLSFDKLTENGLVTPTLKTGANAVTSWEFTNDANLGYNPNVGSFPRIVYYALLLRDVPPPIVSAELTATDARRVRVQTAGIQTNTGMVHVLNNGHTLFFR; encoded by the coding sequence ATGAAATACACACCCATATTATTGCTGGTGCTTGCCCTGGCCGCAGGCGCCACTTCATGCAAACGAGACGATTATTTCAGCGGCAAGGATACCCATAACGCCAAAGTGGAGATGACCACCTACGATTTCCTGAAAGCCCATCCGCAGGGATTATTCGATACGTTACTGCTGCTGATCGATAAGGCCGGCCTGAAGGATAAAATCAACCAAAGCAATACCACTTTCTTCGCACCGACCGATTACGCGATCACCAATTACCTCAACAGAAGGGTAGTGCAGGAACAGAATATTGATCCGTTCAGAAAATGGACGATTGATTCACTCATTAAGTATGAATTGCCCAAGTTCACCGATTCCATCAATGTTTACCTCGTGAACCAACCCCTCAGTTTCGATAAACTCACGGAGAATGGTCTGGTAACACCCACCCTCAAAACTGGTGCCAATGCGGTTACTTCCTGGGAGTTCACCAACGACGCCAACCTGGGGTATAACCCGAACGTGGGTTCTTTCCCGCGCATCGTGTATTACGCGTTGTTGCTGAGAGACGTGCCGCCGCCCATAGTTTCAGCGGAACTTACCGCTACCGATGCCAGAAGGGTGCGTGTACAAACGGCAGGTATCCAGACCAATACCGGTATGGTGCATGTGCTGAACAACGGACACACTTTATTCTTCAGATAG
- the metX gene encoding homoserine O-acetyltransferase encodes MTIFRPDGPFTLESGTQLAQIEVAYHTYGTLNADGSNVVWVCHALTASSDVVAWWPGLVGKGCYIDPAEHFIVCANILGSCYGSTGPTSIDPATGAPYYLDFPVPSIRDMVRAHILLREYLGIQKIHLLMGGSMGGYQAQEWALMEPDRIHKLFLIATSPAESAWGHAIHAAQRMAIEADPTWNERSPEAGANGLKAARGIGMLTYRNYDIMVQRQQDPDPEKISGFRAESYMRYQGQKLVNRFNAQCYWILTQSMDTHHLGRGRGGKLEPVLNSIPHPTLVMGITSDILCPPAEQQFMAKHIPNATYIEMQSDYGHDGFLVEGERIGAILEHWMQ; translated from the coding sequence ATGACTATTTTCAGGCCCGATGGCCCTTTTACGCTGGAAAGCGGTACACAGCTTGCGCAGATTGAAGTGGCGTATCACACTTACGGCACCCTCAATGCCGATGGCTCCAATGTGGTATGGGTATGCCACGCTTTAACGGCCAGTTCCGATGTGGTGGCCTGGTGGCCCGGACTGGTAGGCAAAGGTTGCTATATTGATCCCGCTGAACATTTTATCGTTTGTGCCAATATTCTCGGTTCCTGCTATGGTTCTACCGGTCCCACCAGTATTGATCCCGCAACCGGAGCACCGTACTACCTCGATTTCCCTGTTCCTTCCATCCGCGATATGGTACGGGCGCATATATTGCTCCGCGAATACCTCGGCATTCAGAAAATACATCTGCTCATGGGGGGAAGCATGGGCGGCTACCAGGCGCAGGAATGGGCGCTGATGGAACCCGACCGCATCCATAAACTTTTCCTGATCGCCACTTCACCCGCTGAAAGCGCCTGGGGACATGCCATTCACGCGGCCCAGCGCATGGCCATAGAAGCCGATCCCACCTGGAACGAACGTTCACCCGAAGCCGGCGCCAACGGATTGAAAGCAGCAAGGGGCATAGGGATGCTTACTTACCGCAACTACGATATCATGGTACAGCGCCAACAGGACCCTGATCCGGAAAAGATCAGCGGGTTCCGTGCTGAATCGTATATGCGCTACCAGGGACAGAAACTGGTGAACAGGTTCAACGCCCAATGTTACTGGATCCTCACCCAATCGATGGATACACACCATTTGGGCCGTGGCCGCGGCGGGAAACTGGAGCCCGTGTTAAACAGTATTCCGCATCCCACCCTCGTGATGGGCATTACCTCCGATATACTTTGTCCGCCCGCCGAGCAACAGTTCATGGCGAAGCATATCCCCAACGCCACCTACATCGAAATGCAATCAGACTACGGCCACGATGGCTTCCTCGTCGAAGGCGAACGAATCGGCGCCATTCTTGAACATTGGATGCAATAA
- a CDS encoding OsmC family protein yields the protein MIKIEINRVSGEFGFEATDSMGHVAKMDTSPETGGENFGIRPMQMLLMGLGGCSGIDVVNILKKQRQDLQDIKMTIEAEREQGKEPSIWIKANIHFHLKGAIDPDKAQRAVELSMDKYCSVAETLRRSGCDIQWQVSLNQS from the coding sequence ATGATAAAAATTGAGATCAACAGGGTTTCCGGTGAATTTGGATTTGAAGCGACCGATAGCATGGGCCATGTAGCGAAAATGGATACCAGCCCCGAAACCGGTGGCGAAAACTTCGGCATCCGCCCCATGCAGATGCTGCTGATGGGGCTCGGCGGCTGCTCCGGCATTGATGTGGTGAATATCCTCAAGAAACAACGCCAGGACCTGCAGGATATTAAAATGACCATCGAAGCGGAAAGAGAACAGGGTAAGGAACCCTCCATCTGGATCAAAGCGAATATTCATTTCCACCTGAAAGGCGCCATTGATCCCGATAAGGCCCAGCGCGCCGTTGAACTTTCCATGGACAAGTACTGCTCCGTAGCCGAAACACTGCGCCGCTCCGGTTGCGACATCCAATGGCAAGTGTCCCTGAACCAATCTTAA